One region of Lathamus discolor isolate bLatDis1 chromosome 2, bLatDis1.hap1, whole genome shotgun sequence genomic DNA includes:
- the ZHX1 gene encoding zinc fingers and homeoboxes protein 1 yields the protein MASKRKSTTPCMVLANEQDPDLEMVSDLEEGPPVLTPADNPPAESATSDEDAHECVDSDNQKNTSKVEGGYECKYCTFQTPDLNMFTFHVDSEHPNVVLNSSYVCVECNFLTKRYDALSEHNLKYHPGEENFKLTMVKRNNQTIFEQTVNDLTFDGSFVREENAEQADSAEVPSSGISISKTPIMKMMKNKTETKRIAVFHNVADDIPGEEKGTENEPNSEEVVENPPPAVPESKASHSVVGSAADVASAVVTPAPVLQPGVAQVITAVTAPQNSNLIPKVLIPVNSIPAYNTALDNNPLLLNTYNKFPYPTMSEITVLSTQAKYTEEQIKIWFSAQRLKHGVSWTPEEVEEARRKQFNGTVHTVPQTITVIPAHISAASNGLPSILQTCQIVGQPGLVLTQVAGANTLPVTAPIALTVAGVPNQTQLQKSQIHTAPPVAETKQVAAVPAPQPIKNESALMNPDSFGIRAKKTKEQLAELKVSYLKNQFPQDSEIVRLMKITGLTKGEIKKWFSDTRYNQRNSKNNHGIHLNSDSCATIVIDSSDEMNESPTGATPQNKSSWSAFPDFTPQKFKEKTAEQLQVLQASFLNNPILTDEEMNRLRAQTKLTRREIDAWFIEKRKSKVLKEEGADLNESNAGSSKEEAGETSVGDGAAGAKSGCSTSSKVGKKSPEQLHMLKSSFVRTQWPSPQEYNKLAEETGLPRSEIVSWFGDTRYAWKNGGLKWYYYYQSANANSLNGQGFARKRGRGRPKGRGRGRPRGRPRGSKRLNCWDRGVSVIKFKTGTAILKDYYMKHKFLNEQDLDELVAKSHMGYEQVREWFAERQRRLELGIELFDENEEEDEMLEEQEDEEETDDSDTWEPPRHVKRKLSKSD from the coding sequence ATGGcaagtaaaagaaaatcaacaacACCGTGCATGGTCTTAGCCAACGAGCAGGATCCGGATCTAGAAATGGTATCAGACTTGGAGGAAGGACCACCTGTACTCACGCCAGCAGATAACCCGCCAGCAGAGAGCGCAACGAGTGATGAGGATGCCCATGAGTGTGTGGATTCAGACAATcagaaaaatacaagtaaagTCGAAGGTGGTTATGAGTGTAAATACTGTACTTTCCAGACTCCAGATCTCAATATGTTTACTTTTCATGTGGATTCAGAACATCCCAACGTAGTACTAAATTCATCCTATGTTTGTGTAGAATGCAATTTCCTTACCAAAAGATACGATGCTCTCTCGGAACATAATTTAAAGTACCACCCTGGAGAGGAGAATTTTAAATTGACCATGGTGAAACGTAATAATCAGACAATCTTTGAACAAACAGTAAACGATCTCACTTTCGATGGGAGTTTTGTTAGGGAAGAAAATGCGGAACAGGCTGACTCTGCTGAGGTCCCCTCATCGGGGATCTCAATTAGCAAAACTCCTATtatgaagatgatgaaaaacaaaacagagactAAACGTATTGCTGTTTTCCACAATGTAGCTGATGACATTCCTGGTGAAGAAAAGGGAACTGAAAATGAGCCAAACTCTGAAGAAGTAGTAGAAAACCCACCACCGGCAGTTCCTGAGTCAAAAGCGAGCCATTCGGTTGTTGGCAGTGCAGCAGACGTGGCCAGTGCGGTGGTGACTCCAGCACCAGTGCTTCAGCCCGGTGTGGCACAGGTCATAACAGCTGTTACAGCTCCACAGAACTCAAACCTGATTCCGAAAGTCCTAATACCTGTAAATAGCATTCCAGCCTATAATACTGCTTTGGATAACAATCCTCTTTTGCTTAACACCTACAACAAATTCCCATATCCAACCATGTCGGAAATCACTGTTCTTTCCACTCAAGCTAAGTACACAGAGGAACAGATTAAAATATGGTTTTCTGCCCAGCGTCTGAAGCATGGCGTGAGCTGGACGCCAGAGGAAGTGGAGGAAGCAAGGAGGAAACAATTTAATGGCACAGTGCATACTGTGCCACAGACAATTACTGTTATTCCAGCACACATTTCCGCCGCTAGCAATGGTTTGCCTTCAATTTTACAGACATGCCAAATAGTTGGTCAGCCAGGACTAGTTCTCACTCAAGTTGCAGGTGCAAATACGTTACCAGTAACAGCCCCAATAGCTTTGACTGTAGCGGGAGTCCCAAATCAAACGCAGTTACAGAAGAGTCAGATTCACACTGCTCCGCCTGTTGCAGAAACCAAACAAGTAGCTGCCGTTCCGGCCCCTCAGCCTATCAAAAATGAATCTGCCCTGATGAATCCTGACTCCTTTGGCATCCGAGCAAAGAAGACTAAGGAGCAGCTGGCAGAACTGAAAGTCAGCTACcttaaaaatcagtttcctCAAGATTCAGAAATCGTTAGGCTTATGAAAATAACGGGCCTGACTAAAGGAGAGATCAAAAAGTGGTTCAGTGATACACGCTACAATCAGAGAAACTCCAAGAATAATCATGGGATTCATCTCAACAGTGATTCATGTGCCACCATTGTTATTGATTCGAGCGATGAAATGAACGAGTCCCCAACGGGAGCCACTCCACAAAACAAGTCATCCTGGAGTGCTTTCCCTGATTTCACCCCACAGAAATTCAAAGAGAAGACTGCCGAGCAGCTGCAAGTCCTCCAGGCAAGTTTTCTTAATAACCCCATCCTTACGGATGAGGAGATGAATAGGTTAAGAGCCCAAACCAAGCTCACCAGGAGAGAGATTGATGCCTGGTttatagagaaaaggaaatcaaaggTCTTGAAGGAAGAAGGAGCTGACTTGAATGAGAGCAATGCTGGCAGCTCAAAAGAAGAGGCTGGAGAAACATCTGTGGGAGATGGAGCAGCGGGAGCAAAATCAGGGTGTTCCACTTCAAGCAAAGTAGGCAAAAAATCACCAGAGCAGTTGCACATGCTCAAAAGTTCCTTTGTCCGTACTCAGTGGCCATCTCCACAGGAATACAACAAGCTGGCAGAAGAAACTGGACTCCCGAGGTCAGAAATCGTGAGCTGGTTTGGAGATACTCGCTACGCCTGGAAAAATGGTGGATTGAAATGGTATTATTATTACCAGAGCGCCAATGCAAACAGTCTGAATGGCCAAGGCTTTGcaaggaagagagggagaggaagaccaaaagggagggggagaggcAGGCCGCGGGGGAGGCCTCGGGGAAGCAAGAGGTTAAATTGCTGGGACAGAGGTGTGTCTGTCATCAAGTTCAAAACTGGAACAGCAATCCTGAAGGACTACTACATGAAGCACAAATTCCTTAATGAGCAAGACCTTGATGAACTGGTAGCCAAATCTCACATGGGATATGAGCAGGTCAGAGAGTGGTttgcagaaaggcagagaagaTTAGAACTTGGGATAGAGCTGTTTGATGAgaatgaggaagaagatgaaatgttggaagagcaggaagatgaggaagaaacCGATGATAGTGATACTTGGGAACCCCCCCGACATGTTAAGCGTAAACTTTCAAAGTCAGATTGA